A stretch of the Diadema setosum chromosome 16, eeDiaSeto1, whole genome shotgun sequence genome encodes the following:
- the LOC140240187 gene encoding UDP-glucuronosyltransferase 2C1-like — protein sequence MAVVSPSSLWFRPFLVVVCAFLSHAPLIQAARFLLPATSLASTKSHYMGLSTITRELVLRGHEVTFLLLDRRGMAGMLEGSYTDIIIYPNSKSDEELAAVRRGMTNAMDSYSNWTILQIVKKISEFYDNLHFGCYELFRHEETLRKLETKKFDMVLSSPVADACDAVISAYLNVSLAIVTGSRRSPSFNEDVFGIPVPSSYTPYSFALQLPANMNFWQRLANFVTRYTIHPVIEYFAITLPVGRLQEMHDIRRDLSPKQLLQRADLWLCHTTFALDSARPITPNWVPIAGYTIKPVKPLPQVSR from the coding sequence ATGGCTGTCGTTTCTCCGTCGAGTCTGTGGTTTCGGCCGTTCTTAGTCGTTGTTTGTGCATTCCTATCACATGCACCTCTCATTCAAGCTGCCAGATTTTTGCTTCCTGCTACCTCCCTGGCCAGCACCAAGAGTCACTATATGGGACTAAGCACGATCACAAGAGAACTGGTACTACGAGGACATGAAGTCACTTTCCTGCTCCTGGACAGGCGGGGAATGGCCGGCATGCTGGAAGGCTCTTATACCGACATCATCATCTACCCGAACTCGAAATCCGATGAGGAACTAGCCGCGGTAAGGAGAGGCATGACAAATGCAATGGACAGTTACTCGAATTGGACCATTTTGCAGATTGTAAAGAAGATTTCGGAATTTTACGATAATCTTCACTTTGGTTGCTACGAACTATTCCGACATGAGGAAACCTTGCGAAAGCTGGAGACGAAAAAGTTTGATATGGTGCTGTCCTCTCCAGTGGCAGATGCTTGTGACGCCGTTATCAGTGCTTACCTGAATGTATCCTTGGCTATAGTCACAGGATCCCGACGAAGTCCGTCTTTCAACGAAGACGTCTTCGGCATACCCGTCCCAAGCTCGTACACCCCCTACAGCTTCGCTCTTCAGCTCCCAGCCAACATGAATTTCTGGCAGCGGTTAGCAAATTTTGTGACACGATACACAATTCATCCCGTGATTGAGTATTTCGCAATAACTCTGCCAGTTGGCAGGCTGCAGGAGATGCATGACATCAGAAGAGACCTAAGTCCGAAACAACTGCTTCAGAGGGCCGATCTCTGGTTGTGTCACACCACATTTGCACTGGACTCTGCCCGACCCATTACACCAAACTGGGTTCCTATAGCTGGATATACCATCAAACCAGTTAAGCCTCTGCCACAGGTATCgagataa